A segment of the bacterium genome:
TTATTATCGGCTGAGTCGCTTCCTCGGAACAGAGCACCACCATCAGATTGCTCACCATGTTTGCTTTTCTTTCCTCGTCGAGCTCGAGAACATTCTGCTCCCTGAGACGTTCGAGGGCCATCTGCACCATGCCGACGGCACCATCGACAATTTTCTGCCGCGCCTCGATGATCGCCTCTGCCTGCTGACGGCGGAGCATGGCCTGTGCAATTTCGGGGGCGTAGGAAAGGTGATTGATGCGGGCCTCCATAATTTCAACACCGGCCGCAATCGTCCGCTCCTGAATCTCGATTTTCAGGGCTTCGGAAACCGCATCGATCGAGGATCGCAGGCTTTCAGTGTCCTCTTCTGTCGTATCGTACGGATAGGTGGTTGCAAGATGCCGCAGCGCGGACAGCGCCTGAATTTCCACGTAATTGGTGAAACTCTCCACATCGAAGACAGCCTTTGCAGTATCGCTCACACGCCAGACCACCACGGCGGATATCTCGATCGGATTACCCTTCTTATCGTTGACTTTCAGCCTCTCGCCATCGAAGTTACGGGCGCGGAGGGAGAGTTTCTTCCGTTTATAGAGAGGATTTGTCCAGCGTAAACCCATTTCTTTTTCCGTACCCTTGTATTTACCAAATAAAAGCAGCACAGCAGCTTCGTTCGGCTCTATGGTAAAAAAACCGATTAGCATGAAAAGCATAAAGCCGATAAACAGGCTCAAAAATACGGTCAATCCCGTATTCCGTATGAAAACAATCCCCGCCACGGAACAGAGCAGGAGAATGATAAACAGGAAAAAAACAGCCCCGCCATTGTGCTGCACCTTCACTTTTTCCGTAACCATGGAAAGCCTCCTTTTGTGCATTCTGCGACCATCATTCAAAAAAACCATATGATATCATATTGATATCATTTCAATATCCGATACGATATGATTTTTCAGTTCATTTGTCAAGAATTTTTTCTTGCTCCGCATT
Coding sequences within it:
- a CDS encoding SPFH domain-containing protein, whose protein sequence is MVTEKVKVQHNGGAVFFLFIILLLCSVAGIVFIRNTGLTVFLSLFIGFMLFMLIGFFTIEPNEAAVLLLFGKYKGTEKEMGLRWTNPLYKRKKLSLRARNFDGERLKVNDKKGNPIEISAVVVWRVSDTAKAVFDVESFTNYVEIQALSALRHLATTYPYDTTEEDTESLRSSIDAVSEALKIEIQERTIAAGVEIMEARINHLSYAPEIAQAMLRRQQAEAIIEARQKIVDGAVGMVQMALERLREQNVLELDEERKANMVSNLMVVLCSEEATQPIINTGSLY